One genomic segment of Chiloscyllium punctatum isolate Juve2018m chromosome 32, sChiPun1.3, whole genome shotgun sequence includes these proteins:
- the rhno1 gene encoding RAD9, HUS1, RAD1-interacting nuclear orphan protein 1 isoform X2, producing MKLRTQTVWSTQEVLPQFEFLDTTVEGPSREQHKCNKSDRTTRHNYKKKQNATLKAVAERKLCNNFVPLTFLGCDELPVQKENHKFHSGPSQKVETLGQARLPTNKTSLMGITHQAFKDDSSFGRVQNIDVLGHKLKCNHRGSVAKGLFGKMNFVTSSIGNIPHSSMKCSSFSSPLYCVNHQNCAESVGKEVSLSDCVAQSNDEDFILPHVSTPTIDSLLPVRSLRRNINRLRERTPDVPNRISFQSRPEDYLDTSYGLNDLSEACLTPEVWVQDTPEHEYGLKATWRRRPDIMQYLKDRGKLTSSDVLVGK from the coding sequence GTATTGCCACAGTTTGAATTTTTGGACACAACAGTTGAAGGACCATCACGAGAACAACACAAATGTAACAAATCTGATCGCACAACACGACATAATTACAAAAAGAAGCAGAATGCTACACTAAAAGCAGTAGCTGAGAGAAAACTGTGCAATAACTTTGTCCCTTTGACCTTTCTCGGCTGTGATGAGTTGCCTGTTCAGAAGGAGAACCACAAATTTCATTCTGGCCCCAGTCAGAAAGTTGAAACTCTTGGTCAAGCTCGACTACCAACAAATAAAACTTCACTTATGGGCATCACTCACCAAGCATTCAAAGATGACAGTTCCTTTGGAAGAGTTCAAAATATAGATGTCTTGGGTCACAAGCTCAAGTGTAACCACAGAGGATCTGTGGCAAAGGGCTTGTTTGGCAAAATGAACTTTGTCACAAGTTCAATAGGGAATATACCACACAGTTCTATGAAATGCTCCAGTTTCAGTTCTCCATTGTATTGTGTAAACCATCAAAATTGTGCAGAGTCTGTTGGTAAGGAGGTCTCCCTTTCTGATTGCGTTGCTCAATCAAATGATGAGGATTTCATTCTGCCACATGTTAGCACTCCCACAATTGATAGCTTACTTCCAGTGCGTAGCTTGAGAAGAAATATTAATAGATTAAGGGAAAGAACACCAGACGTACCCAATAGGATCTCTTTCCAAAGCAGACCAGAGGACTACTTGGACACAAGTTATGGACTGAATGATTTATCTGAAGCATGCCTAACTCCTGAAGTTTGGGTGCAGGACACTCCAGAGCATGAATATGGACTCAAAGCAACCTGGCGAAGACGGCCAGACATCATGCAGTATCTGAAAGATCGTGGAAAATTAACCAGTAGTGATGTGCTTGTTGGTAAATAA
- the rhno1 gene encoding RAD9, HUS1, RAD1-interacting nuclear orphan protein 1 isoform X1 — MPRKKKPNQSKKPPLQFLESPQKGEKVIQIVPLQSAVNPRHVSCVPIDQKSSFSWVLPQFEFLDTTVEGPSREQHKCNKSDRTTRHNYKKKQNATLKAVAERKLCNNFVPLTFLGCDELPVQKENHKFHSGPSQKVETLGQARLPTNKTSLMGITHQAFKDDSSFGRVQNIDVLGHKLKCNHRGSVAKGLFGKMNFVTSSIGNIPHSSMKCSSFSSPLYCVNHQNCAESVGKEVSLSDCVAQSNDEDFILPHVSTPTIDSLLPVRSLRRNINRLRERTPDVPNRISFQSRPEDYLDTSYGLNDLSEACLTPEVWVQDTPEHEYGLKATWRRRPDIMQYLKDRGKLTSSDVLVGK, encoded by the exons ATGCCCCGCAAGAAGAAGCCTAACCAATCCAAGAAGCCCCCTCTGCAGTTTTTGGAGAGTCCACAAAAAGGAGAAAAGGTCATACAAATAGTGCCTCTTCAATCTGCAGTAAATCCACGTCATGTATCCTGCGTACCAATTGACCAGAAATCTTCCTTCAGTTgg GTATTGCCACAGTTTGAATTTTTGGACACAACAGTTGAAGGACCATCACGAGAACAACACAAATGTAACAAATCTGATCGCACAACACGACATAATTACAAAAAGAAGCAGAATGCTACACTAAAAGCAGTAGCTGAGAGAAAACTGTGCAATAACTTTGTCCCTTTGACCTTTCTCGGCTGTGATGAGTTGCCTGTTCAGAAGGAGAACCACAAATTTCATTCTGGCCCCAGTCAGAAAGTTGAAACTCTTGGTCAAGCTCGACTACCAACAAATAAAACTTCACTTATGGGCATCACTCACCAAGCATTCAAAGATGACAGTTCCTTTGGAAGAGTTCAAAATATAGATGTCTTGGGTCACAAGCTCAAGTGTAACCACAGAGGATCTGTGGCAAAGGGCTTGTTTGGCAAAATGAACTTTGTCACAAGTTCAATAGGGAATATACCACACAGTTCTATGAAATGCTCCAGTTTCAGTTCTCCATTGTATTGTGTAAACCATCAAAATTGTGCAGAGTCTGTTGGTAAGGAGGTCTCCCTTTCTGATTGCGTTGCTCAATCAAATGATGAGGATTTCATTCTGCCACATGTTAGCACTCCCACAATTGATAGCTTACTTCCAGTGCGTAGCTTGAGAAGAAATATTAATAGATTAAGGGAAAGAACACCAGACGTACCCAATAGGATCTCTTTCCAAAGCAGACCAGAGGACTACTTGGACACAAGTTATGGACTGAATGATTTATCTGAAGCATGCCTAACTCCTGAAGTTTGGGTGCAGGACACTCCAGAGCATGAATATGGACTCAAAGCAACCTGGCGAAGACGGCCAGACATCATGCAGTATCTGAAAGATCGTGGAAAATTAACCAGTAGTGATGTGCTTGTTGGTAAATAA